Genomic window (Candidatus Binatia bacterium):
TGTGCAGTGAGCGCGTGAACTGGCGGCTGATGCTGAAGTTCTCCGACGTGTTGCTGATCCAGTGCGGCAGCGAGTTCCACTGGTACTGCTTGTTAAAGCTCGCGTTGAAGTAGTACACCTCGTACGGGCTTAGTGGATTGTTCAGCTTCAGGGCCGGCGTGAAGAAATTGAAACCAAAAACCGTGTTGTAGATCGTCGTGTAGACCGGACAGAAATACACTGGCGGCTTTGCGACGCCGTGCTGATCCGGGCACGGCGCGCCATAGGCCTGGAGGCCCGGCGTCGGAATGGGCCGCTCGCTGCCGCCGGGCAGGTTTGGATAGCCCTCGAGGTACTGCAGTGCGCCGACGGAGTCATGATTGAAGCCATATCCCTCATAGGTCTGCAGGTATAGCGGCAGATCTCCGATCTTGTTCTGAAAGCTCGTCCAAGTCAGCTGCACCTGGCTGGGATGCGACAAGTTCCCCGCGATCGAGTTATGCTCGAGCGAGCCGACTCCGAGGACGTTGTAGTTCGTCAGCTGCGAGGTGGCCTGCACGTAGGAATGGGGGAACGCGTAGGTCGCGTTGATGTAGGTCGTCTGCTGCGCAGCGGAGGGCTCCTGGAGCCAGTTCTGCTGCGAGTAGTACTGCGAGAAGCTGGAGATTTGGAACCGGCTGCCCAGCTTTTCGTACAGCATCATGTTCCACCACTTCTCCGCGCGCGTCGCCGGGTTGACCGAGAAGATCGCGTACTCGTGTTCGCCCACGAAATGCTGCTCGACGGAGAGATAGGTGTGATACGTCGGGTCGTAGCGCAGGTGCAACGCGGTGAGCGAGTTGGTGTTGCCCGCGAGGTTCCACGTGAGGTCGACGGTCGCGCCCGAGAGCGTGTTCTGCGCGAAGAACTGGCTCGACGAGAAATTGACGACGTCCGATCCGAGCGGGATCTCGGTTCCCGCCAGGTACGTGTGCGAGTTTACGAAGCGTATGTACGTCTTCGTGCCGATGACCGCGCCGCCGGCCGTGATGCTCGGCGTCCCAGAGACGTTCGGAAAATAGAAGACGTCGTCTGGCATTACGCGGCCCTTGGAGGGGTGCGCGAGATCGCCGTTGAGGAACGTCCAGCGGTCGGGCTCCGACGTTACCGGCACGAAATAGATGCGAGCAAAGTCGAGGAAGTCCGAGATCGCCGCACCGCTGACTTGTCCCGTAGAGTCGTGCAGCGTGACGTGCCCGGCCACGAGGAAGCGATTGAGCTTGAGGTCCATCGAGAAGGCGTCGCCGGTCACGTAGAATCCGTCGCTCGTACGCAGGCGCACATTACCGTCGGCCTCGACCAGGAACCGGTCGTAGTAGAAGTCGATCCGCTTCGCGCTCAGGTAGAGGAGCGTCCGTGGGGGAGCCGGCGTCGGCGTGGCGGCGGGAGCCGGCGTCGGCGTGGCAGCGGGTGCCGGAACAGCGGGACGGGCCGCGCGGCAGGCGAGGACGAGCATCAGCGTCGTGAGCGCCGCCGATAATGCGATTCGTGGCACGGTCAAAGCGCTTTTTCGACGGCGGGTCGCCACTCCTACGCGAGCAGGCGTGCGAATCGCAGGCCCGAAGCCGCGCTCACCTATGAAAGACGCGAAGCGTGTAGTGGCCGTGGTGATCGACTCGGGCGGCGTCGGTGCGCTGCCCGACGCCGCCGAATACGGTGACGCACCCGACGCCGACACGATCGGCAACGTCTCTCGGCGCGTGGGCGGGTTGAGCCTGCCCAACTTCGAGTCCTTGGGGCTAGGCGTGTTGACCGGCATTGCCGGCGTCGCGGCGAATCCGCGACCTGCGTCGCGCGCCGCGCGTCTGCGTGAGCGAAGCCGCGGTAAGGATACGATCACCGGTCACTGGGAGATGATGGGCATCCTGACGGAGGTCCCGTTTCCGACCTATCCCGAGGGCTTTCCCGGCGACGTGATCGACGCGTTCACCGCGATCGTGGGCAAGCCGCCGCTAGGGAACAAGCCGGCGTCGGGCACCGAGATCATCGAGGAGCTCGGCGCTCTCCATCTGGCGACCGGCCGCCCCATCCTTTATACGTCGGCCGATTCGGTCTTTCAGATCGCCGCGCACGAAGCTATCGTGCCGCTAGAGCGTCTCTACAACTGGAGCCGCGAGGCCCGCGCCATGCTCGTGCCGCCGCACGCCGTCAATCGGGTTATCGCCCGGCCGTTCGTGGGCGAACCGGGGGCTTTCCGCCGGACGCCGAATCGACGAGACTATGCAACCGAGCCGCCTGCAAACCTGCTCGACGAACTAAGAAGCGGTGATGTCGAGGTGCACGCGGTAGGAAAGATCAGCGACATCTATTGCGGACGCGGCATCTCGTCGTCCGTGCGGGTGACCGATAATCGCGATGCGGTCGAGAAGACGTACGAGCTGCTGGACCGCATCGAACGCGGATTCATCTTCACAAACCTCAACGATTTCGACTCGAAATACGGCCATCGCCGCGACGTGCGAGGATACGCGCGAGCCTTGGAGGAGCTCGATGCGTTGCTTCCCGGCCTGACCGCTCGCTTGAGGCCGCGGGACGAGCTGATCCTGACCGCCGACCACGGCTGCGACCCGACGGCCCCGGGCTCCGACCACACCCGCGAATACGTCCCGTTCCTGCACGTCGGGCCCGAGCGGGGCGGTGCCTTGGGCGACATCGAGGGTCTCGATTACGTCGGGCGAACGGTAAAACGAGCGCTTTTAATGTGATGCGATGCAGATAGCTGTTAGCGCCCCGATGGAGCGCCGGGTCCCGCAGTCATGGCCGGCGCTGAAGCGGACGATCGACGTACTCGTCGGCACCCTCCTGTTGGTCGTCACGGCGCCTATCGTAGCGCTCTCCGCGCTCGCGATCGCCTGCGCGACGCAGGGCACACCGTTCTTCGCCCAAGAGCGCGTCGGGATGCACGGCCGGCGGTTCAAGATGTACAAGCTGCGCACAATGGTCAACGGCGCGCACGCCATGCGTCAGAGCGTGATGCATCTCAACGAGGTCGACGGACCGGTATTCAAGATCCGGAACGACCCGCGGCTGCATCCGCTCGGGCGCTTCCTGCGCCGCACGAGCGTCGACGAGCTGCCGAATCTCGTCAACGTCGTCCTCGGAGAGATGTCGCTAGTTGGGCCGCGCCCCGCGCTCCCGAGCGAGGTGGAGCACTACGACGCGATCGCGCTTCGACGGCTCACCGTGCCGCAGGGCGTCACCTGCCTGTGGCAGATCAATGGGCGCAGCGACGTCTCGTTCGAGCATTGGATGGAGCTCGACAATCGCTACGTCGACAGTTGGACGCCACTCGGCGACCTGTTGGTCATCCTGCGGACCATTCCGGCCGTGTTACGAAGGGACGGAGCACATTAAGTCCTCGCCGCGTCACCTACGGGTCGTTCCCCATCCCCACCGCCCGCGCCACCACCGCATCTCGATCGCGTCGTCGACGTTCTTCATCATGGGTGCGACGTTTGCGTCGACACTTCTCGGCTTCATGCGCGAGGTCGTAAACGCGCGATACTACGGCACGCGCTGGGAGATGGACACGTTCCTTGCGGCGGCGACCATTCCGACGATCCTCTTCGGCGTCTTCAACGGCGCTTTGGTGAGCGCGCTCGTTCCGACGTTCTCGGAGTACCTCGCGCGTCACGAGGAAGAGGAGGCCTGGCGCCTAGCGAGCACGACGCTCAACATCCTCGCGATCGTGCTCACGACGTGTGCGGTCATCGGGTTCTTTACGGCGAAGTGGTACGTGCCGCTGATCGCGCACGGCTTCCGGCAGCCGCAGATGGAGGTCGCGATCCACATGACGCGCTGGCTTATGCCCAGCATCGTCGCGGTCAGCCTCAGCGGCGTGCTCTCCGCCATGCTCAACGCCTATCACCGGTTCCGGTCGGCCGCGCTCATCGGCGTCGCCGTCAACGTCGTGACGATCGCCTGCGTCATGCTGCTGCGCCCGATGGGCATCTACGCCCTCGTCCTGGGAACGGTCCTGGGGTTGACCGCGCAGGTGCTCGTGCAGCTTCCGTCATTTTTGTCGATCGGAAAATATCGACCCATCATCGATTTGCGCCATCCCGGCCTGCGCAAGATCTGGCTCTTGCTCGGGCCGATCATCGTGGGTTCTGCGGCGGGCCAGCTGTCGCTGTTCTTCGATCGCTTCTTCGCGTCGACGCTCGCGCCCGGTTATATCGCCGGCATGAACTACGCGACGAAACTCGTGAATTTCCCTCAGCAGATCTTCGCCGCAGCCATCGCCACGGTTATCTTTCCATTGCTGGCCGCGCAGTTCGCGCGGGAGAACCGGCGGGGAGTCGCGCGCAGCGTCGTCACCGGCCTACGGCTTGTCAACTTCATTACCATTCCGGCTGCCTGCGCGCTCGTGATTCTGGCCCACCCCATGGTGCAGGCGCTGTTCGAGCGCGGAACGTTCCAGGCGAGCGCGACCGATTTGACGGCCGGATTGATCCCCTACGCGGCGGTCGGGCTGATCGCACTCGCGGCAAACGTCGTGTTGACGCGCTGCTGCTTCGCGTGCCACGAGACGGTGTGGCCCGTCACGATCTCCGTCGTGACGGTCGTGCTCAACGTGTTGCTGTCCCTCGTGTGGCTGCCCAGCTTGGGCGCGCGCGGCCTGTTGCTCGCAAACTCGACGAGTCAAACCGTGCAGGCCCTACTGCTGTTGATGTTGACCGCTCGCCTCGTCGCCGGCATCGATTGGGGCGCGCTGCTGGCTTCGACCGGCAAAGTCGTGCTGAGCTCGCTTGCAATGCTTGCAGCGCTCGGTTGGATCGGCGCACTCGGCGTGACACCCGAAGCCTCGCTCGGTTCGCGCGCGTGGTTCCTCTTCGGGCAAATCGCGATCGGTGGCACCGTCTTCGTCGCGATCGCGCGCATGCTCGGCGTCGAGGAACTCGACTTGGCGTGGCGCACCATCGTCGCGAAGTTCGAGCGCAACCTCGTCAGCCCGCCGGAAAACCGGGAGGCGCCGATCGCGTAGCATCCGCGCCGGGGGCTAGCTTTATTGACTAGAATCAATTTTTTACGGGCAGGCTGGTCCTCCATGGAGAGCCAACGTTCCAGGCCCATGCTCTCGATACTCATGCCCGCTTACAACGAGGCTAGTTCGATTGCCGAAAACGTGTGCGAGACCGTGGAGACCATGCGCGATTTCCGCGTGGACTTCGAGATCGTCGTCGTGGACGACGGGAGCTTGGACGGCACGCACGCGGCCGCGAGCAACGCGTTGCGAGCGTGGCCGGATCATGTGCGCGTCGTGCGTTGCACGCGCAACGAGGGCAAGGGGAACGCGCTGACGTGTGGTGCTGCGTATTCGCGCGGCGAGTACGTAGCGTTCTTGGACGCCGACATGGACCTCCATCCGGAGCAACTCGCCGACTTCATCGCGATCATGAAAGACCGCAACGCGGATGCCGTCATAGGCTCGAAGTTTCATCCGCAGTCGAGAGTCAATTATCCGCTCACGCGGCGCGTGTACAGCTTCTTCTATTATCTTTTGGTGCGGACGCTCTTTGGGCTGCCGGTACGCGATACGCAGACCGGCATCAAGCTCTTCAAGCGGGAAGTGTTGGATAAGGTTCTCCCGCGCATACTCGTGAAGCGATTCGCGTTTGATCTCGAGCTCCTCGCCAACATTCATCACTTCGGATATCGAATCGTCGAAGCGCCCGTCACGCTACACTTTCAGCGAATCAGCAGCCGGGTTCGGCTGCCCGCCGTGTGGAACGTCTTTCTCGATACCTTAGCGATCTTTTATCGCATGCGGATTTTGCACTATTACGATCGGTTGGAACGCCCGCCGGCACAAGTCGATTTCGCCGCTAGCTCGCACGAGATCGTCGTTCCCGTCGCCATCAGAGACTAAGTCTAGACCTTGTCGGGCTCGGCGTTAGTGCTCCTGTTACCAGGGCTCGGGGATGCGCTGGCGGCGAGTCCGTTGTTGCGCGGTCTTAATGCGGACGCGTGGAGCACCGATGTGTTGACGTGGCAGGCGCCTGTCACCGAGTACGTGCGCGCGCTCGGTACCGCGCGCGACGTCGCGGAGCTGCCGCTGCGGCCGACTCCACCCGAGATGCTGACTCAGATTGGCCGCCTGCGCCGGCGCCGCCACGATCTGTGCGTTCTCCCGTTTCCTGCGACGCGCTGGCAATACGCGTTCGTGGCGCGCGCGGCCGGCGCGAGACGACTGTGCATGCACGACTACGGTGGGGTATCGAGCGCGATCGCGCGCACGGCGCGCACGACGCTGATCCCGCTGCGTGGCGGCCATCGTATAGCGGAAAACCTGCGGATGGCGCGCGCGTTGGGGCTGACGGGCTCGCCCGCGGATCTCGAATACTGGGTGCCCCAGAGCTGGCGCGCCGAGCCGCAGGCGGGCACGCTGGGCATCCATCCCGGCTCCATGGCGTATAAGGGGAACGAATCGAAGCGTTGGCCCTACGAGCGGTTCGTCGCCTTGGCACACGGACAGGCCAAACGTGGACGCCGGGTGCGCTTCTTCCTGGGCCCTCACGAAGCTAAGGAGGCAGAGCGCGCCGAGCAAGACTTTCGCGGCGCCGAGGGAATCAGCATTGTCCGCGAGCCGCTCGGGCAAGCCGCGCGGCGGTTGGCGGAGTGCGAGGTCTTCGTCGGCAACGATGCGGGTTTCAGCCATCTCGCGTCGGGCCTCGGCGTTAAAACTCTGGCGCTCTTCGGAATGACCAGCGAAGTACGAGGAGCTCCCGTTGGGCCAACGATCGCGTTGCGCCCCTCGCTGTGTCCGGCCTGCCACGACGAAGGCTCGCACCGCTTCGAATGTGTACGACGGCTCGACTATCGCTGCATCTTGCGCGATGTCGACTTCGACGACGTGAGTGAAAGAATCGACCGGCTGTTTGACGCCCGGTCGGTTCATCAGGAGTTGACTTTGGAAGGGCCGTTCAGGCTTTACGGAAAGGCATATTCGTGACGGGTCGGTCGGGTCGCCGATGAAGGAACAGACTGTACGAGCGCCGGCGGACGTCGGGGCCCTCGGAGAGGCCTGGGCCGTTCGCGACGTCCTGCGTAAGGCCGTCGTCCCGGTACTTTTTTTCGTGCTTGCCCTGCTCGTGACGGTGGGCTACGGCAGCGGCGTGCAGCTCAACGACGGTCAAGCCGCACTGCATATCGATCCTCTGAAGTTTCTGTGGCAGTTGGTGCACGCCTGGAATCCGGCGCTGCACCTCGGCGAGCACACGGGCTACTGGTACCCGTACGAATCGCCGTATGGATGGGCTTACGGAGTCGCGCAAGCGCTGCGCATTCCGCAGGACTACGCGCAGCACGCCATCGTCTTCGCGGTCTACCTAGCGTGCCTCTTCTCGATGCATTACTGCCTGCGTTACGTTACGCCGTGGCTCGACGAGGTCTCGCGCGTGGCCGGCTCGTGCGCGTACCTCTTCAACATGTACGTGGCGCTGAACTCGCAGGCGCAGATTGTGTGGCTGCTCACGTACGCGACGCTTCCGGCCATGGTGGGGGTCACCGCGCGCGCGCTCCGCGGCGAGATCAATCTCTGGCGCGCGGGGCTCTTCATCGCACTGCTCGTGCTGGTCGGCGGCGGGATGAACCCGCCGCTGGTCGCGATCAATGCGATCATCCTCGCGATCTTCGTTGCGGTTACGATCGTCTTCGACCCTGCGCCGCTGCGCGCGGCGAGGCGGGCGTGGCCGTTCGTCGCGGTGACTGCGGCGGCCACAGTCGCGATCAACCTCTACTGGCTCGTGCCGTTCGTCGATTTCTTTCGGAGCGTCTACCTCAACGGCGTGCTCAGCGAAACGCCTTCGATGCACAATGCGGCGACGTCGTTCGACAACGTCCTGCGCGGCCTCGGTCACTGGGCGACTTTCGTTTCATTCGCAGGCAGGGCGTACTTCCCGTGGGCCGCATCCTACGCGGCAGGCATCTTCGGCGCTCTCCTATGGTTCGTTCCGATCGTGGCGCTCGGCGGCATCGCGTTCAAGCGAAACCAGCGGCCCGCCACGCTCTTCTTTCTCATCGTCACCATCGTCTCCGTGCCGCTGGTCGTGGGATATTACCACGACGCCCTCGGCGATGCCGTGACGGAGCCGATCTACAACGTCTTCTACCGCAACTTTCCCGGATTCCAGATGTTTCGCTTCTCGTATAAGTGGGTCGCCGGAGTCGAATTCGGGATCGGCGCGCTCTACGCGATCTCCGTGTCGGCGATCCTCGCGTGGCTGCGCGAGCATTTTTCGGACGCGCCCTCGGTGCGGCGCTGGAACTGGCTCGCACCGGCCGCGGCGGCGGCCGCCATCGTGATCCCGATCGTCGCGTTCGTCCCGGTTCTGATCAACAAGATGAACTACGCAGGTCCCGTCATCCCGCCGTGGGAGTATCGAGAGAAGTCACTGGTCGGCGACGACCCGAGCCATCGCGTCGCCCTCTTTCCCACCCAGTATCTCGAGCAATTCGACTGGGGCTCGCCGCAGTTCTACATCGAGGATTCGTTCGTCGATCGACCGATGATCTATGGGTTGCTCGGCGGAGAACCCGCAGAGGGTACGGACGTCTGGGTGAGGCGCAGCTATCGCGCCGCCCGCGAAGGATTGCCTTTTGCAGGCGACATGCTCCGCGTATTGGGAGTCGATACGATCCTGCAACGCGACGACTTCATTCCGGCGATCGACTTCAGCTCGCCCGGAGAGTGGCGGTTCAACACGACGACGCTGACCCACGACCTGTTACACCGCGTTGTCGGAGCGACACCGGTGCGTTCGGAAGGACCGCTGCGCGTGTATCACCTGAGCGGCGCGCTGCCGCTCGTCTACGGCGTCACCCACCCGATCGTGAGCACGCTCCCGAAGTACTCGGACGGTTACCTCGGCGACGTGGACGCGATGGCGAGCGGGAAGGCCGTTTTCGAACCCCCGAGCCGCTCGGCCGACGAGTTTTCCTCCGTCCTCACCGAACTCTCGCCGATCCTGCCCGCGTCGTCCGCGCAGATCCGGGATCTCGCGGTCAACGAGGTGATCGCGCACGCGGGCATTCGGATTCACCCGCCCCCCGCCGACGTCGGCTGGACGACCCCGTTTACGGTGCGATCCGCCGGCGTCTACGAGATCTTCGCGATGGAGGAGTCGCTGCTTTACGCGGCCCCTCCCGCGCAGAACCTCGGCATCGACGGGAGCTACTTCTCGCCCCAAACGGCGGACGGCGCCTGGACCGAGTACGGCCAGATCGACCTGCCCTCCGGTGGGCACTTCGTCACGGACGGATATCCCGATCCGAACCTCGTCGTGGCGCTGGTGAGCGTCGACGATCTGCGGGCGTGGCAGGATCGCATCGCCGCTCTCGGCCGAACCCTGCCACACAATCGCGCTACCACGAGCCTGGTCTACGGGCACAAGACCACGGTGACGCTGCCCGCGTCCGGCAAGTATCGGATCACGGCCGGCGCCGTCGCTCCATTCGGACCCGACGGGCAGGCGCGGGCGCGGCTCGCATCCGGCGGCGCCTATCGAGGCGCCTTCCCGGCGAATTTGTCCGGAACGCTTCCGTACGTCTTCGGCCGCGGCGTGGTCGGCACGACTGCGCTGATGATGCCGCCGGCGTGGTACCGCGACGACCCGACGGCATATCAATGGCAGCGCGGGGATCCGACGTCGTGGTTTCTTTTCGCGCGAGAGGCGCACGTGCGCGTCTTCGTGCCGGGCTCGCAGGGCGTGGATGCCAACGTGGCGATGCGCGTCGGTCGGCTGCAGGTGTCGGGCGACATGAGCGTCGCGGTCGACGGCGGCGCGCAGCAGGCGGTCACTCTTGCCGGATCCGCAGCCGCCTCCCAAGCCTACGACAGCGCCACGAGCCTCGGGGGTCCGGCCGCCGCGCTCGCGACGTTCCGGCTAACGCTGCACCCCGGATGGAACGACGTCGCCTTCCGCTTTCACTCAGGCAACGGAGAGCGCGAGGACCTTGGCTCGGGCGAGATCTCTGCGGCCGTGGCTCCCGATCTCTCGTTCAGCGTCGCTCATGCGTTGCGTGCCTCCGCGCAGCGCGTCACCGACTCCGCGTTCAGCGCGTTCCGTGTCGCCGACCCGCCCGATGCGCTCTCCGGCGATCCGGAGCTGACCGGCACGATCGAGAACATGGGGGGGCGCGCCGTTTGGCTCGCGGTCGCCCTCTCAAACGGCGGGCGATATGCCTATCGGGTGTATCCCGTACCGCAAAACGGCGTGTTCGACGTCAACTTCATGCACGCGTTTCCCGACGATTGGGACGACGCGTCGCAGCGCGTCGCGGGGATCTGGTTCCTGACGCGTGGGGCGCACCCGAACTTCTCTTCGATCTACTACACCGTGCACGCGATTCCGGAGAGAGCTCTGCGCCGGCCGCAGTCGCTCGCGAGCCTGCCCATTCGCATCGACGGAAGACCGCTCGGCGCGCAGCCTGTCTCCCTGAGCGCCGGGCGGCACGTCGTCGCCAGCGGCGACAAACAAGTCAAGATCACGCTGCTGAGCATCGACCCCGTCGATCTGCCGCGCACGAACTCGTTCGGGCTGCAGTGGAACCGCCGGTCGCCCACGATGCTCGACGTCACGGCGCGCAAGACGGCGAATCCGTTCCTGCTCGTATTCGGTGAGGCGTTCCATCCCGAGTGGCAGGCGACGCTCAACGGCAGCGAGCCGCTCCCGCACGTCGTGGTGGATGGCGTGGTCAACGGTTGGCTCGTACCGAGTCTTCCCGACGGCGGCGAGATCTCGCTCGTGTTTGTCGGACAGCGCTACTACACGATCGCGGCAGCGCTTTCGATCGTTGCCTTGATCGTTATGATCGTGCTTGCGTGCGCACCCGCGCTGTGGCCGGTTCGCGTATCTGACCGTTGAACGCGTGCGTCTGGGCGTTGGGGCGGGCGCTCGCGTACGCGACGGCGACCGCCATTGCCGCGATCGTGATCGCTTCGCTCGTCTCGGGAGCCGACGCGGAGCGGTTCGCCACTACGGCGTACGTCGCGGCGCTCGTCGCCGCGCTCATCCTCGCGGTCAAGTGGTTTCTACGGGACGCGCCGGTAAGCGGCGTTAGTCGCCCGCGAGGCGCGATCTTCCCCGCGGCGTTTACGTTCACCAGCGGCGTCGGAGCGCTGTTGCTGCTGGGCGCGGCGTTCGCGTCGCAACCGGGCAGCGAGTTGCTCGCCGTCGCGGCCTGCTTTGGGCTCGTCGTCGCCGCGGCGCTCGTGCGTGGGGGCGCAATCTTGTCGGTCAACGCGAAGCTCCTGCACGGAGACCGGCTATCGGTAGCGACGCGCTACGCCGTCGTCGCCGCCGTCGTCGCGCTCGCGGCGCGGGCGTTGCTCTCGTCCAACGTCGGCGAAGGGTTCGTGCGGCTGGCTTATGCGGCCATGGTGATCGCGACCGTCGCGATCGCGGCATCGCTGATCGCACCGACCGCAGCAGGCGCGACGCTGCGCCGCGGCTATGCCAGGGCATCGAGCGCGCTGCGCGCTCCGCAGAGCCCGCGAGTCTTCGCTCGCATGGCCCAGTATGCGGTCGCGACCGCCGTCGCCGGGCTGATTTTGGCGAGCCTGCTCCCCGAGGCGTACGCGGAGCGATTCACGACGACGGCCTATCTCGCGACGATCTTCGCGGCGCTCGGAATCGGCATGACGTGGCGTCTCCGAAACGGCGCGAGCGGCGGTCCGGACGAAGCTTCGGGCGCCCGGTGGCCGCGCTTCGCGCTCGCGGTAGCGGCGCTCTTGGTGGCCGGGAGCGCACTGTCGTTCAGCCCGGTCACCGAGGGGCTGGCCGTGTGCGCGTGCCTGTATCTCATCGGTGCCGCAATTCTTAAGGCAACATCTGAAGAAGTCGCAGCCGCGTAACGAAAGCCCACTCGTGAGACTCGTAGCGGTCGCGGCCGGCGTCGTGTTCGCCGCGTTCGTGAGCGTCAAGGGCGTTCCGACGCTGCGGCACGACTGGAACTGGCCGATCGTGGCAAGCGCGATTCCTTCGTTCGTGAACGAGATGATCGGCGGCTGGCTCCCAAACGGATTCGGCATGCTTAACGCGCATCCGACGATGTACGCCATCGCGCTGCCGATCGGCCTCGGCTTGTGGGTGTTCGGTCCCCTGGCGGCGCTCGCACTGTTTGCGTTCTGCATCGGCTGGCTCAGCGCTCGCAACGCGATTCGCCTTGCGCAGCGGTCGGGCGCCGGCGCCATCGCGGCAGCGGGAATCGGCGCATTCGCGCTGTTCAATCCCTGGGTCTACAACGAGGTCGTCGCGGGACATCTCGTGATGGTGCTCGCGTACGCCGGCGTCATAGGCCTCATCGGCGAGATGCTGCGCGGAACGGCGGCTTCGCCGGTGCGGCTCGCGCTGTGGCTCGTGCTGGTCGAGACGCAGCTGCAGTTCTTCATCGTCGCGATGCTGGCGCTCGCGATCTTTGCCTTCGCAACGAAGAAGTGGCTGCCACCGCTCGCGGGACTCGTCGTTGCGCTCCCGACGATCGTCGGGCTCATCGCCGAGCGCGGCACGATCGTGCGCACACCGTATAGCCTCGCATGGCAAACCTATCAGTCCGTTCCCCCCGGCGCGCTCTCCGCGCTGGGTGGATACTTCCCCGGTTACGCCGATCGAATGGGGCTGGTCGCGGCGATCGCGGTCTGGGTCGTCCTGGCGCTCGCGCTCGCTGGGGTCGTCGCGGCGCGCACGTCCCGCGCCGTGATCGCGGCTGCGCTCGCGAGCGCCGCCCTCTTCCTCATCGTCGCGGGTACGCAAGGGCCGCTCGCCGCGCCCTACACGTGGATCGTCCGCAACGTCCCCGAGAGCGGCGTCTTCCGCGAGCTGTACGACTTGG
Coding sequences:
- a CDS encoding alpha-(1->3)-arabinofuranosyltransferase family protein, giving the protein MKEQTVRAPADVGALGEAWAVRDVLRKAVVPVLFFVLALLVTVGYGSGVQLNDGQAALHIDPLKFLWQLVHAWNPALHLGEHTGYWYPYESPYGWAYGVAQALRIPQDYAQHAIVFAVYLACLFSMHYCLRYVTPWLDEVSRVAGSCAYLFNMYVALNSQAQIVWLLTYATLPAMVGVTARALRGEINLWRAGLFIALLVLVGGGMNPPLVAINAIILAIFVAVTIVFDPAPLRAARRAWPFVAVTAAATVAINLYWLVPFVDFFRSVYLNGVLSETPSMHNAATSFDNVLRGLGHWATFVSFAGRAYFPWAASYAAGIFGALLWFVPIVALGGIAFKRNQRPATLFFLIVTIVSVPLVVGYYHDALGDAVTEPIYNVFYRNFPGFQMFRFSYKWVAGVEFGIGALYAISVSAILAWLREHFSDAPSVRRWNWLAPAAAAAAIVIPIVAFVPVLINKMNYAGPVIPPWEYREKSLVGDDPSHRVALFPTQYLEQFDWGSPQFYIEDSFVDRPMIYGLLGGEPAEGTDVWVRRSYRAAREGLPFAGDMLRVLGVDTILQRDDFIPAIDFSSPGEWRFNTTTLTHDLLHRVVGATPVRSEGPLRVYHLSGALPLVYGVTHPIVSTLPKYSDGYLGDVDAMASGKAVFEPPSRSADEFSSVLTELSPILPASSAQIRDLAVNEVIAHAGIRIHPPPADVGWTTPFTVRSAGVYEIFAMEESLLYAAPPAQNLGIDGSYFSPQTADGAWTEYGQIDLPSGGHFVTDGYPDPNLVVALVSVDDLRAWQDRIAALGRTLPHNRATTSLVYGHKTTVTLPASGKYRITAGAVAPFGPDGQARARLASGGAYRGAFPANLSGTLPYVFGRGVVGTTALMMPPAWYRDDPTAYQWQRGDPTSWFLFAREAHVRVFVPGSQGVDANVAMRVGRLQVSGDMSVAVDGGAQQAVTLAGSAAASQAYDSATSLGGPAAALATFRLTLHPGWNDVAFRFHSGNGEREDLGSGEISAAVAPDLSFSVAHALRASAQRVTDSAFSAFRVADPPDALSGDPELTGTIENMGGRAVWLAVALSNGGRYAYRVYPVPQNGVFDVNFMHAFPDDWDDASQRVAGIWFLTRGAHPNFSSIYYTVHAIPERALRRPQSLASLPIRIDGRPLGAQPVSLSAGRHVVASGDKQVKITLLSIDPVDLPRTNSFGLQWNRRSPTMLDVTARKTANPFLLVFGEAFHPEWQATLNGSEPLPHVVVDGVVNGWLVPSLPDGGEISLVFVGQRYYTIAAALSIVALIVMIVLACAPALWPVRVSDR